A stretch of the Fimbriimonadaceae bacterium genome encodes the following:
- a CDS encoding 4Fe-4S dicluster domain-containing protein — protein sequence MARLSMLIDLTRCIGCDACTLACKQENGTPVDVFFARVLNVESGTYPNVKRLYIPVLCNHCDDAPCLKSCPNKAIIRREDGIVLIDQERCRGTGACVSACPYGNVMLIPRDKWYLNEDESYERDHVKPRLNENVARKCTYCAQRVDVGLDPACVVACPTKARIFGDLEDRESEISTYIEEQKVATKREPFHLLPEAKTKPAGCYLGPMAHQQTSTLGAPAPVPGGKEEQA from the coding sequence ATGGCAAGACTCTCGATGCTCATCGACCTCACGCGCTGTATCGGCTGCGATGCGTGCACGCTGGCCTGCAAGCAGGAGAACGGCACACCGGTGGACGTGTTCTTCGCACGCGTGCTGAACGTCGAATCGGGGACGTATCCCAACGTCAAGCGGCTGTACATCCCCGTGCTGTGCAACCACTGCGACGATGCGCCTTGCCTCAAGTCGTGCCCCAACAAGGCGATCATCCGGCGCGAAGACGGGATCGTCCTCATCGACCAGGAGCGGTGCCGGGGAACCGGCGCGTGCGTCTCCGCGTGCCCCTACGGCAACGTCATGCTGATCCCCCGCGACAAGTGGTACTTGAACGAGGACGAGTCGTACGAGCGCGACCACGTGAAGCCCCGGCTCAACGAGAACGTGGCCCGGAAGTGCACCTACTGCGCGCAGCGCGTGGACGTCGGCCTCGACCCCGCGTGCGTCGTGGCGTGCCCCACCAAGGCGCGCATCTTCGGAGACCTCGAAGACCGCGAAAGCGAGATCTCCACCTACATCGAGGAGCAGAAGGTGGCGACCAAACGCGAGCCGTTCCACCTGCTTCCCGAGGCGAAGACGAAGCCCGCGGGGTGCTACCTCGGTCCCATGGCCCACCAGCAGACTTCGACACTCGGCGCGCCGGCGCCCGTTCCCGGCGGCAAGGAGGAGCAGGCGTGA